A stretch of the Manis pentadactyla isolate mManPen7 chromosome 16, mManPen7.hap1, whole genome shotgun sequence genome encodes the following:
- the SLC17A2 gene encoding sodium-dependent phosphate transport protein 3 isoform X5 — translation MVKIKACCGKRDSGQRETPPQSVVPFSREGKWTRSLPLRKASVYEWSPETQGIIFSSISYGIILTLIPSGYLAGIFGAKQMLGAGLLISSLLTLFTPLAADFGVALVIVIRTVQGMAQGMAWTGQFTIWTKWAPPLERSKLTSIAGSGAAFGSFIILCVGGLISQALGWPFIFYIFGSIGCVCCLLWFTVIYDDPVHHPCISIREKEHIMSSLAHQSSSPRRSVPIKAMARCLPLWAIFMGFFSHFWLCTIIITYLPTYISSVLHVNIRDSGVLSSLPFIAASSCTILGGQLADFLLSRDLRLITVRKLFSFLGLLLPSLCAVALPFVASSYMTTIILLILIPGTSNLCDSGFIINTLDIAPRYASFLMGLSRGFGLIAGIISSTATGFLISQDSVSGWRNVFFLSAAVNMFGLVFYITFGQAEIQNWAKERPITRL, via the exons ATAAAAGCCTGCTGTGGTAAAAGAGATTCAGGGCAGAGGGAAACTCCACCACAAAGTGTGGTACCATTTTCCAGAGAAGGCAAATggacaagaagccttccactaaGAAAG GCTTCTGTATATGAATGGAGCCCAGAAACTCAGGGTATCATCTTTAGCTCCATCAGCTATGGGATAATACTGACCCTGATCCCAAGTGGATATTTAGCAGGGATATTTGGCGCAAAGCAGATGCTTGGTGCTGGTTTGCTGATCTCCTCTCTTCTCACCCTCTTCACACCATTGGCTGCTGACTTTGGAGTGGCCTTGGTTATTGTGATTCGGACTGTCCAGGGCATGGCCCAG ggAATGGCATGGACAGGTCAGTTTACAATTTGGACAAAATGGGCCCCCCCACTTGAACGAAGCAAGCTCACCAGCATTGCAGGATCAG GGGCAGCGTTTGGGTCCTTCATCATCCTCTGTGTTGGGGGACTAATCTCACAAGCTTTGGGCTGGCCTTTTATCTTCTACATCTTTG GTAGCATTGGCTGTGTCTGCTGTCTGCTGTGGTTCACGGTGATTTATGATGACCCTGTGCACCATCCATGCATAAGcatcagggaaaaggaacatATCATGTCCTCACTAGCTCACCAG TCCAGTTCTCCTAGACGATCTGTCCCCATAAAGGCTATGGCCAGATGCCTACCACTTTGGGCCATTTTTATGGGGTTTTTCAGCCATTTCTGGTTATGCACCATAATCATAACATACCTACCAACGTACATCAGTTCTGTGCTCCATGTTAACATCAGAGAT AGTGGGGTTCTGTCCTCCCTGCCTTTCATTGCTGCCTCAAGTTGCACCATTCTAGGAGGTCAGTTGGCAGATTTCCTTCTGTCCAGGGATCTCAGATTGATCACCGTACGAAAACTCTTCTCGTTCTTAG GGCTCCTCCTTCCATCCCTGTGTGCTGTGGCTCTGCCCTTCGTGGCTTCCAGTTACATGACAACCATTATTTTGCTGATACTTATTCCTGGGACCAGCAACCTGTGTGATTCGGGGTTCATCATCAACACCTTAGATATCGCCCCAAG ATATGCAAGTTTCCTCATGGGACTCTCAAGGGGATTTGGGCTCATCGCAGGAATCATCTCTTCCACTGCCACTGGATTCCTTATCAGTCAG GATTCTGTGTCTGGATGGAGGAATGTCTTTTTCCTGTCTGCCGCTGTCAACATGTTTGGCCTGGTTTTTTACATCACATTTGGACAAGCAGAAATTCAGAACTGGGCCAAAGAGAGGCCCATCACCCGCCTCTGA
- the SLC17A2 gene encoding sodium-dependent phosphate transport protein 3 isoform X3, which translates to MVKIKACCGKRDSGQRETPPQSVVPFSREGKWTRSLPLRKRVSLSIAIIAMVNSTQQHGQSNASSEGPLADSLSNPGSSIEEFHTRASVYEWSPETQGIIFSSISYGIILTLIPSGYLAGIFGAKQMLGAGLLISSLLTLFTPLAADFGVALVIVIRTVQGMAQGMAWTGQFTIWTKWAPPLERSKLTSIAGSGAAFGSFIILCVGGLISQALGWPFIFYIFGSIGCVCCLLWFTVIYDDPVHHPCISIREKEHIMSSLAHQSSSPRRSVPIKAMARCLPLWAIFMGFFSHFWLCTIIITYLPTYISSVLHVNIRDSGVLSSLPFIAASSCTILGGQLADFLLSRDLRLITVRKLFSFLGLLLPSLCAVALPFVASSYMTTIILLILIPGTSNLCDSGFIINTLDIAPRYASFLMGLSRGFGLIAGIISSTATGFLISQVGPVY; encoded by the exons ATAAAAGCCTGCTGTGGTAAAAGAGATTCAGGGCAGAGGGAAACTCCACCACAAAGTGTGGTACCATTTTCCAGAGAAGGCAAATggacaagaagccttccactaaGAAAG CGTGTGAGTCTGAGCATTGCAATCATTGCCATGGTGAATAGCACCCAGCAGCACGGTCAATCTAATGCCTCTTCGGAAGGACCTCTTGCAGACAGCCTCAGTAACCCCGGCAGCTCCATCGAAGAATTTCATACAAGG GCTTCTGTATATGAATGGAGCCCAGAAACTCAGGGTATCATCTTTAGCTCCATCAGCTATGGGATAATACTGACCCTGATCCCAAGTGGATATTTAGCAGGGATATTTGGCGCAAAGCAGATGCTTGGTGCTGGTTTGCTGATCTCCTCTCTTCTCACCCTCTTCACACCATTGGCTGCTGACTTTGGAGTGGCCTTGGTTATTGTGATTCGGACTGTCCAGGGCATGGCCCAG ggAATGGCATGGACAGGTCAGTTTACAATTTGGACAAAATGGGCCCCCCCACTTGAACGAAGCAAGCTCACCAGCATTGCAGGATCAG GGGCAGCGTTTGGGTCCTTCATCATCCTCTGTGTTGGGGGACTAATCTCACAAGCTTTGGGCTGGCCTTTTATCTTCTACATCTTTG GTAGCATTGGCTGTGTCTGCTGTCTGCTGTGGTTCACGGTGATTTATGATGACCCTGTGCACCATCCATGCATAAGcatcagggaaaaggaacatATCATGTCCTCACTAGCTCACCAG TCCAGTTCTCCTAGACGATCTGTCCCCATAAAGGCTATGGCCAGATGCCTACCACTTTGGGCCATTTTTATGGGGTTTTTCAGCCATTTCTGGTTATGCACCATAATCATAACATACCTACCAACGTACATCAGTTCTGTGCTCCATGTTAACATCAGAGAT AGTGGGGTTCTGTCCTCCCTGCCTTTCATTGCTGCCTCAAGTTGCACCATTCTAGGAGGTCAGTTGGCAGATTTCCTTCTGTCCAGGGATCTCAGATTGATCACCGTACGAAAACTCTTCTCGTTCTTAG GGCTCCTCCTTCCATCCCTGTGTGCTGTGGCTCTGCCCTTCGTGGCTTCCAGTTACATGACAACCATTATTTTGCTGATACTTATTCCTGGGACCAGCAACCTGTGTGATTCGGGGTTCATCATCAACACCTTAGATATCGCCCCAAG ATATGCAAGTTTCCTCATGGGACTCTCAAGGGGATTTGGGCTCATCGCAGGAATCATCTCTTCCACTGCCACTGGATTCCTTATCAGTCAGGTTGGGCCAGTTTATTGA
- the SLC17A2 gene encoding sodium-dependent phosphate transport protein 3 isoform X4, with translation MDKKPSTKKGPDFCSLRYGLALIMHFSNFTMITQRVSLSIAIIAMVNSTQQHGQSNASSEGPLADSLSNPGSSIEEFHTRASVYEWSPETQGIIFSSISYGIILTLIPSGYLAGIFGAKQMLGAGLLISSLLTLFTPLAADFGVALVIVIRTVQGMAQGMAWTGQFTIWTKWAPPLERSKLTSIAGSGAAFGSFIILCVGGLISQALGWPFIFYIFGSIGCVCCLLWFTVIYDDPVHHPCISIREKEHIMSSLAHQSSSPRRSVPIKAMARCLPLWAIFMGFFSHFWLCTIIITYLPTYISSVLHVNIRDSGVLSSLPFIAASSCTILGGQLADFLLSRDLRLITVRKLFSFLGLLLPSLCAVALPFVASSYMTTIILLILIPGTSNLCDSGFIINTLDIAPRYASFLMGLSRGFGLIAGIISSTATGFLISQVGPVY, from the exons ATggacaagaagccttccactaaGAAAG GTCCAGATTTCTGTTCATTACGCTATGGGCTGGCTCTCATCATGCACTTCTCAAACTTCACCATGATAACCCAGCGTGTGAGTCTGAGCATTGCAATCATTGCCATGGTGAATAGCACCCAGCAGCACGGTCAATCTAATGCCTCTTCGGAAGGACCTCTTGCAGACAGCCTCAGTAACCCCGGCAGCTCCATCGAAGAATTTCATACAAGG GCTTCTGTATATGAATGGAGCCCAGAAACTCAGGGTATCATCTTTAGCTCCATCAGCTATGGGATAATACTGACCCTGATCCCAAGTGGATATTTAGCAGGGATATTTGGCGCAAAGCAGATGCTTGGTGCTGGTTTGCTGATCTCCTCTCTTCTCACCCTCTTCACACCATTGGCTGCTGACTTTGGAGTGGCCTTGGTTATTGTGATTCGGACTGTCCAGGGCATGGCCCAG ggAATGGCATGGACAGGTCAGTTTACAATTTGGACAAAATGGGCCCCCCCACTTGAACGAAGCAAGCTCACCAGCATTGCAGGATCAG GGGCAGCGTTTGGGTCCTTCATCATCCTCTGTGTTGGGGGACTAATCTCACAAGCTTTGGGCTGGCCTTTTATCTTCTACATCTTTG GTAGCATTGGCTGTGTCTGCTGTCTGCTGTGGTTCACGGTGATTTATGATGACCCTGTGCACCATCCATGCATAAGcatcagggaaaaggaacatATCATGTCCTCACTAGCTCACCAG TCCAGTTCTCCTAGACGATCTGTCCCCATAAAGGCTATGGCCAGATGCCTACCACTTTGGGCCATTTTTATGGGGTTTTTCAGCCATTTCTGGTTATGCACCATAATCATAACATACCTACCAACGTACATCAGTTCTGTGCTCCATGTTAACATCAGAGAT AGTGGGGTTCTGTCCTCCCTGCCTTTCATTGCTGCCTCAAGTTGCACCATTCTAGGAGGTCAGTTGGCAGATTTCCTTCTGTCCAGGGATCTCAGATTGATCACCGTACGAAAACTCTTCTCGTTCTTAG GGCTCCTCCTTCCATCCCTGTGTGCTGTGGCTCTGCCCTTCGTGGCTTCCAGTTACATGACAACCATTATTTTGCTGATACTTATTCCTGGGACCAGCAACCTGTGTGATTCGGGGTTCATCATCAACACCTTAGATATCGCCCCAAG ATATGCAAGTTTCCTCATGGGACTCTCAAGGGGATTTGGGCTCATCGCAGGAATCATCTCTTCCACTGCCACTGGATTCCTTATCAGTCAGGTTGGGCCAGTTTATTGA
- the SLC17A2 gene encoding sodium-dependent phosphate transport protein 3 isoform X1, whose translation MVKIKACCGKRDSGQRETPPQSVVPFSREGKWTRSLPLRKRVSLSIAIIAMVNSTQQHGQSNASSEGPLADSLSNPGSSIEEFHTRASVYEWSPETQGIIFSSISYGIILTLIPSGYLAGIFGAKQMLGAGLLISSLLTLFTPLAADFGVALVIVIRTVQGMAQGMAWTGQFTIWTKWAPPLERSKLTSIAGSGAAFGSFIILCVGGLISQALGWPFIFYIFGSIGCVCCLLWFTVIYDDPVHHPCISIREKEHIMSSLAHQSSSPRRSVPIKAMARCLPLWAIFMGFFSHFWLCTIIITYLPTYISSVLHVNIRDSGVLSSLPFIAASSCTILGGQLADFLLSRDLRLITVRKLFSFLGLLLPSLCAVALPFVASSYMTTIILLILIPGTSNLCDSGFIINTLDIAPRYASFLMGLSRGFGLIAGIISSTATGFLISQDSVSGWRNVFFLSAAVNMFGLVFYITFGQAEIQNWAKERPITRL comes from the exons ATAAAAGCCTGCTGTGGTAAAAGAGATTCAGGGCAGAGGGAAACTCCACCACAAAGTGTGGTACCATTTTCCAGAGAAGGCAAATggacaagaagccttccactaaGAAAG CGTGTGAGTCTGAGCATTGCAATCATTGCCATGGTGAATAGCACCCAGCAGCACGGTCAATCTAATGCCTCTTCGGAAGGACCTCTTGCAGACAGCCTCAGTAACCCCGGCAGCTCCATCGAAGAATTTCATACAAGG GCTTCTGTATATGAATGGAGCCCAGAAACTCAGGGTATCATCTTTAGCTCCATCAGCTATGGGATAATACTGACCCTGATCCCAAGTGGATATTTAGCAGGGATATTTGGCGCAAAGCAGATGCTTGGTGCTGGTTTGCTGATCTCCTCTCTTCTCACCCTCTTCACACCATTGGCTGCTGACTTTGGAGTGGCCTTGGTTATTGTGATTCGGACTGTCCAGGGCATGGCCCAG ggAATGGCATGGACAGGTCAGTTTACAATTTGGACAAAATGGGCCCCCCCACTTGAACGAAGCAAGCTCACCAGCATTGCAGGATCAG GGGCAGCGTTTGGGTCCTTCATCATCCTCTGTGTTGGGGGACTAATCTCACAAGCTTTGGGCTGGCCTTTTATCTTCTACATCTTTG GTAGCATTGGCTGTGTCTGCTGTCTGCTGTGGTTCACGGTGATTTATGATGACCCTGTGCACCATCCATGCATAAGcatcagggaaaaggaacatATCATGTCCTCACTAGCTCACCAG TCCAGTTCTCCTAGACGATCTGTCCCCATAAAGGCTATGGCCAGATGCCTACCACTTTGGGCCATTTTTATGGGGTTTTTCAGCCATTTCTGGTTATGCACCATAATCATAACATACCTACCAACGTACATCAGTTCTGTGCTCCATGTTAACATCAGAGAT AGTGGGGTTCTGTCCTCCCTGCCTTTCATTGCTGCCTCAAGTTGCACCATTCTAGGAGGTCAGTTGGCAGATTTCCTTCTGTCCAGGGATCTCAGATTGATCACCGTACGAAAACTCTTCTCGTTCTTAG GGCTCCTCCTTCCATCCCTGTGTGCTGTGGCTCTGCCCTTCGTGGCTTCCAGTTACATGACAACCATTATTTTGCTGATACTTATTCCTGGGACCAGCAACCTGTGTGATTCGGGGTTCATCATCAACACCTTAGATATCGCCCCAAG ATATGCAAGTTTCCTCATGGGACTCTCAAGGGGATTTGGGCTCATCGCAGGAATCATCTCTTCCACTGCCACTGGATTCCTTATCAGTCAG GATTCTGTGTCTGGATGGAGGAATGTCTTTTTCCTGTCTGCCGCTGTCAACATGTTTGGCCTGGTTTTTTACATCACATTTGGACAAGCAGAAATTCAGAACTGGGCCAAAGAGAGGCCCATCACCCGCCTCTGA
- the SLC17A2 gene encoding sodium-dependent phosphate transport protein 3 isoform X2 produces MDKKPSTKKGPDFCSLRYGLALIMHFSNFTMITQRVSLSIAIIAMVNSTQQHGQSNASSEGPLADSLSNPGSSIEEFHTRASVYEWSPETQGIIFSSISYGIILTLIPSGYLAGIFGAKQMLGAGLLISSLLTLFTPLAADFGVALVIVIRTVQGMAQGMAWTGQFTIWTKWAPPLERSKLTSIAGSGAAFGSFIILCVGGLISQALGWPFIFYIFGSIGCVCCLLWFTVIYDDPVHHPCISIREKEHIMSSLAHQSSSPRRSVPIKAMARCLPLWAIFMGFFSHFWLCTIIITYLPTYISSVLHVNIRDSGVLSSLPFIAASSCTILGGQLADFLLSRDLRLITVRKLFSFLGLLLPSLCAVALPFVASSYMTTIILLILIPGTSNLCDSGFIINTLDIAPRYASFLMGLSRGFGLIAGIISSTATGFLISQDSVSGWRNVFFLSAAVNMFGLVFYITFGQAEIQNWAKERPITRL; encoded by the exons ATggacaagaagccttccactaaGAAAG GTCCAGATTTCTGTTCATTACGCTATGGGCTGGCTCTCATCATGCACTTCTCAAACTTCACCATGATAACCCAGCGTGTGAGTCTGAGCATTGCAATCATTGCCATGGTGAATAGCACCCAGCAGCACGGTCAATCTAATGCCTCTTCGGAAGGACCTCTTGCAGACAGCCTCAGTAACCCCGGCAGCTCCATCGAAGAATTTCATACAAGG GCTTCTGTATATGAATGGAGCCCAGAAACTCAGGGTATCATCTTTAGCTCCATCAGCTATGGGATAATACTGACCCTGATCCCAAGTGGATATTTAGCAGGGATATTTGGCGCAAAGCAGATGCTTGGTGCTGGTTTGCTGATCTCCTCTCTTCTCACCCTCTTCACACCATTGGCTGCTGACTTTGGAGTGGCCTTGGTTATTGTGATTCGGACTGTCCAGGGCATGGCCCAG ggAATGGCATGGACAGGTCAGTTTACAATTTGGACAAAATGGGCCCCCCCACTTGAACGAAGCAAGCTCACCAGCATTGCAGGATCAG GGGCAGCGTTTGGGTCCTTCATCATCCTCTGTGTTGGGGGACTAATCTCACAAGCTTTGGGCTGGCCTTTTATCTTCTACATCTTTG GTAGCATTGGCTGTGTCTGCTGTCTGCTGTGGTTCACGGTGATTTATGATGACCCTGTGCACCATCCATGCATAAGcatcagggaaaaggaacatATCATGTCCTCACTAGCTCACCAG TCCAGTTCTCCTAGACGATCTGTCCCCATAAAGGCTATGGCCAGATGCCTACCACTTTGGGCCATTTTTATGGGGTTTTTCAGCCATTTCTGGTTATGCACCATAATCATAACATACCTACCAACGTACATCAGTTCTGTGCTCCATGTTAACATCAGAGAT AGTGGGGTTCTGTCCTCCCTGCCTTTCATTGCTGCCTCAAGTTGCACCATTCTAGGAGGTCAGTTGGCAGATTTCCTTCTGTCCAGGGATCTCAGATTGATCACCGTACGAAAACTCTTCTCGTTCTTAG GGCTCCTCCTTCCATCCCTGTGTGCTGTGGCTCTGCCCTTCGTGGCTTCCAGTTACATGACAACCATTATTTTGCTGATACTTATTCCTGGGACCAGCAACCTGTGTGATTCGGGGTTCATCATCAACACCTTAGATATCGCCCCAAG ATATGCAAGTTTCCTCATGGGACTCTCAAGGGGATTTGGGCTCATCGCAGGAATCATCTCTTCCACTGCCACTGGATTCCTTATCAGTCAG GATTCTGTGTCTGGATGGAGGAATGTCTTTTTCCTGTCTGCCGCTGTCAACATGTTTGGCCTGGTTTTTTACATCACATTTGGACAAGCAGAAATTCAGAACTGGGCCAAAGAGAGGCCCATCACCCGCCTCTGA